The Tenrec ecaudatus isolate mTenEca1 chromosome 14, mTenEca1.hap1, whole genome shotgun sequence genome contains a region encoding:
- the LOC142425488 gene encoding toll-like receptor 11 encodes MKRPLLSFTVLSLLMSLGCAWTTPGCTVADSSLFSNISSYIPFCSLAPGLQFFASCSHVNDLAQTLAALPSRLEALCLQGTVQALPANAFGRFPILKLLRLQLGPIRVTSGAFQGVTQLQHLFFEHPAPCCLSLFLPPDALQPFGLLRSLSFEGYCLNSSHSIRLPLSLSHLSMQHSCMTDLKELKGLFPSLVPDSSPIGSSSSWSPFLEVLDLSANLQLRRVDGRALKGLQLHSLRLEGTPLNAGELLGAGLLRLDSLSLVGTAIEKLPSDVMANFELCALDLGRNQIQNIEDDDLPDRHSLELLNLHANSLHALPTRFFSALPQLQRLNLSMNHLGPTLVLPAGPVSSNLSMLDLSHNWLSALPSKAFFSLPQLQELWLGGNNIFHLSSEMLLGMRCLKTLDLSWNQIKVLEPGWLSSLPALTSLNLLGTHIENFSGRLLQGPQQLSHLQLGSPEFLTLYNPWPSTLLSLQIRAEGVEFKFSLREAFLSLENLTLQVHWVFPLQTNTTFHLPSLHHLTLRGFNGIFSSHQTYQFFPQLPLLEYLHIWSDPSGTEHVQLSGVPRLRVLELGDLTGFYPSGQMKLEEILMQVPQLEVLALSNVNLEDLSVSSFRGLHLLRLLLLNSEWVLGLHRNLQELMPQMPQYVYFSDVIFKCQCENSWVEPWAARTPNTFVYGLENSICRANDSDCSQTPFLAFLSAYCLEDLEFQSFLTSFTLVLLLTSFALLGSPNCPWLHHLSALCRAWWLKMGGWHHRSQYVYDVFISYCGQDQAWVLAELIPALEKPFPDGEGLRLCLPERDFGVGQDRVDAMAASMECSRATLCVLSRHALGSPWSNLELRLATYHMVAKPGTARLLLLFLEPIDRQQLCGYHRLARWLQQEDYLDFPKRSVDWEAFWNKLRKRLRKAVQERED; translated from the coding sequence ATGAAAAGACCTTTGCTGTCCTTTACCGTCCTCTCTCTCTTGATGAGCTTGGGCTGCGCATGGACTACCCCCGGTTGTACCGTAGCAGATAGCTCCCTGTTCTCGAACATCTCCTCCTACATCCCATTTTGTTCCTTGGCGCCAGGACTGCAGTTTTTTGCATCGTGCTCCCATGTAAATGACCTGGCTCAGACCCTGGCAGCGCTACCCAGTAGATTAgaggcactgtgcctccagggcacGGTGCAGGCCCTACCAGCTAATGCTTTTGGCCGCTTCCCCATACTAAAGCTACTGAGACTACAACTAGGCCCCATCAGGGTAACATCTGGAGCATTTCAAGGAGTGACCCAGCTGCAGCATCTTTTCTTTGAGCACCCTGCTCCCTGTTGCCTAAGTCTGTTCCTCCCTCCAGATGCTCTCCAGCCCTTTGGACTCCTCAGAAGCCTTTCGTTCGAAGGCTATTGCCTGAATTCTAGCCACAGCATCCGGTTGCCGCTCAGTCTGAGTCATCTGTCCATGCAGCACAGCTGTAtgacagacctgaaagaactgaaaGGATTATTCCCAAGCCTTGTACCTGATTCCTCTCCAATAGGCAGCTCTAGTTCATGGTCTCCCTTCCTGGAAGTGCTGGACCTCTCTGCCAACCTACAGCTCAGGCGAGTTGATGGCAGAGCCTTGAAAGGCCTCCAGCTGCATTCTCTGAGACTAGAGGGCACCCCACTAAACGCAGGAGAGCTCCTAGGCGCGGGCTTGCTTCGCTTGGATTCCCTCTCCCTTGTGGGGACGGCTATCGAAAAGCTGCCCAGCGATGTGATGGCAAACTTTGAGCTTTGCGCACTCGACCTTGGGAGGAACCAAATCCAGAACATAGAGGATGACGACCTCCCAGACCGCCACTCCCTGGAGCTCCTCAACCTCCATGCCAACAGCCTGCACGCACTGCCCACCAGGTTCTTCAGCGCCTTGCCCCAACTTCAAAGACTTAACCTGTCCATGAATCATCTGGGCCCAACCTTAGTGCTTCCAGCAGGGCCAGTTAGCTCAAACCTGAGCATGCTAGATCTCTCCCACAACTGGCTCAGTGCTCTGCCCTCAAAGGCCTTCTTCTCTCTTCCTCAACTCCAGGAGCTCTGGCTGGGTGGTAACAACATCTTCCACCTATCCAGTGAGATGCTCTTGGGGATGAGGTGTCTAAAGACCCTAGATCTgagctggaaccaaattaaagtgCTGGAGCCAGGCTGGCTCTCCTCTCTTCCTGCTCTCACCTCACTGAACCTCCTGGGAACCCATATTGAGAATTTCTCTGGCCGGCTACTCCAGGGTCCCCAGCAGCTGAGCCATCTACAGCTGGGTTCTCCTGAATTCCTCACACTCTACAATCCTTGGCCTTCGACTCTTCTCAGCTTACAGATAAGGgcagaaggagtggagtttaaatTCTCCCTTAGAGAAGCCTTCCTGTCCTTAGAGAACCTTACCTTACAAGTTCACTGGGTGTTTCCACTTCAAACAAACACCACATTTCATTTGCCTTCCCTTCATCACCTCACCCTGAGAGGCTTCAATGGTATTTTCTCTAGCCATCAAACCTACCAATTCTTCCCACAACTTCCTCTCCTGGAGTACCTGCACATCTGGTCTGATCCTTCGGGGACAGAGCATGTACAACTGTCGGGGGTGCCCAGGCTGCGGGTGCTGGAGCTGGGAGATCTGACTGGCTTCTATCCATCAGGCCAAATGAAACTGGAGGAGATACTGATGCAGGTGCCTCAATTAGAGGTGTTGGCTTTGAGCAACGTGAACTTGGAGGACCTCTCTGTCTCCAGTTTCAGGGGCCTTCACTTGCTCCGGTTGCTGCTGCTGAACTCCGAATGGGTTCTGGGTCTACACCGCAATCTCCAGGAACTCATGCCCCAGATGCCTCAATATGTTTATTTCTCAGATGTCATCTTCAAGTGCCAGTGTGAAAACTCTTGGGTAGAACCTTGGGCAGCACGGACCCCAAACACCTTTGTGTATGGGCTAGAGAATTCCATCTGTAGGGCGAATGACTCTGACTGCTCCCAGACTCCATTTCTCGCTTTCCTTTCTGCGTACTGCCTAGAAGATCTTGAGTTTCAGAGCTTTCTAACCAGCTTCACTCTGGTGCTTCTGCTGACCAGTTTTGCTCTGCTGGGCAGCCCTAACTGTCCCTGGCTCCACCATCTCTCTGCCCTATGCCGTGCCTGGTGGTTGAAGATGGGTGGCTGGCACCACAGAAGCCAGTATGTCTATGATGTTTTTATATCCTATTGTGGGCAGGACCAAGCCTGGGTGCTGGCCGAGCTGATTCCTGCCCTGGAAAAGCCTTTCCCAGATGGTGAGGGCTTGAGGCTATGTCTGCCAGAgagggactttggggttgggcagGACCGGGTGGATGCAATGGCTGCCAGTATGGAGTGCAGCAGAGCCACCCTTTGTGTGCTCAGCCGCCATGCCCTGGGAAGTCCCTGGAGCAATCTAGAGTTAAGACTGGCCACCTACCACATGGTGGCCAAGCCCGGAACTGCTCGCCTCCTGCTGCTCTTTCTGGAGCCTATTGATCGGCAGCAGCTATGCGGCTACCATCGCCTTGCTCGGTGGCTCCAGCAGGAGGATTACTTGGATTTTCCCAAAAGGAGTGTCGACTGGGAGGCTTTCTGGAACAAACTTCGGAAAAGGCTAAGGAAAGCTGTACAAGAAAGAGAGGATTAG